The Euwallacea similis isolate ESF13 chromosome 13, ESF131.1, whole genome shotgun sequence genomic interval AGATTGATCCCAGCTCTGTAAATATTTGCAAAGGCTACAAGTAAATAAACGCAATTCTCTTGTTTGACGTGGAGAATCGGCACCTCAGTAGATTTGGTCACTGTTTAGTTCGAAACCCCCGCAAAAAATCCTTCCAATTTTTCATATAGTAACGTCTCTAATGggtcaaatcatttttatttatttatttctttagttATTTACACACAGTAGGAATTGCACAGAGAAATACTCGAAAGTTGACCCTGTAGCCAAGTACCCTATAGTAGCGCTTCAAATACAAGACTCGTTAGTGTCATTTCTGGAACTCTTTAAAACACTACTTTCGAGCTAAAAAAATGGTTGgtttacaaaatatcgaaatgcTAATGACAAGGTACTAATTCGGAACACCCTGATAAGGTTACAAAGGggattaaaaaaggaaatataaGAACGAACGACATGGTTTTCAGACACGAAGGTATAATTTCAGATTCGGTTATAAATAGGAAAAAGTGTTACAATGTAATGGCTTTCGATAGACCATGATTCGATGACCAGTGATTTTAGAGATCAATGATCAtggaacaaaattttatattaaattagtcTTCTTCTATTTAATCAAAACTAAAGCTgttccttcaatttttatcaacaTCTCTGAGGTAAATGTGCTCGTAGATACGTGGGGGTGGCCTACAATTAGGTATTGTGTATTCAAAGAGTGACTTCTTTTATATCGATGATGATAATGCTTAcaaattgagtaaaaaaatcgTGTTGTTGTATTGCAAATTTGACGTCATTTCGCagtttttatggaaatattctGTATAATTATGTATATGGGGCTGGGTTAACTTTCGTCGTCTGTgcacatacatacataaatacaCAACCACAAAACCCTATCACTACAAACACAGGGTGATTCACCATATATGTATGCGGCGAGGCATTAGTTACTCTAAATATGTTCAATCACCCTGAAACATACTTAAACCTGTCACTTCTAGTtagctttttaatttaaattttttgggttATTTTAGTCACTATTATTTCACACAAAAACTCTCTGAGCAGGATTGTTTCgatcaatcaatcaatcaaaaatatatctgtTTTCACTCGATTGAGGGTTGAAACAAATATATGGCTGCTTATGTCATTATTACAACCACGACACAATTCGGGGGTAGAATTCCTTGTGAAACTAATACTTACTGGTGGTTCcgttatttcaaatttcagctACCCTAAAACGAATAATAAAGGAGTACTATGACCGTATGTACATTTGCGAGGAACAGAAATGGGATTTGGAACGCGAGGTTCGGAAGCGAGACTATGAGGTATCGTCAGACGATCGGTTTTAGGGtccgaaaatataaaattcaaaaaaattggtagCGCATTGCATGCAATACaataatatctaaaaaacACATAAGCCCGAACATTGTTAACACCACATTACAATACGGCTTCATGGGGTGGCATAGGAGGCGGGTAATAACTGGTGGTTCCGTTGTTGTCCTCTTTCAGACCAGCTAAAGAGGGTCGTTAAGGGGTACTATGAGCGGGTTTACATTATAGAAGAGCAGAAATGGGATCTGGAACTCGATGTTCGCAAGAAAGATTACGAGGTATCGAAACAGGCCCTCAAAACTATGTTTGTAACAACTGTCCTTAAGGACTAACAGCAGTTACCGATTTCTTGAACTATGATGGGACTAAATTCGGCTTTAAGCTTTACCCCCACAAATTGTTATAGGACACCACTCAGAACCATGATGGATGGTAGCTTCATGGTCTAACACTCATAAATTTGATTGTTCTTATATTGGCTATGATGTAAATAATGAAACCAATGTAATATTACACCCACATGAAGCGTCTGGCCGTAGTTCCACCCTTCTCCTGGCATTGTTAGCAATGACTAATCAGAGATCAATAGTTAACATCATACGACTTCATGTAACTTCACTGGCTAATGCTCTAGAtatgtaatttgtttttaagtaaattatatTACTTATGTTATTTGACAATGCAATGGAATCGTAAACCAAGAAAGACTAAAACTGACTTCTTTATGTAAACGCAACTTAttattggaccaccctgtgGATTCGCTCGAATTCGTGACGTAAACAAAGATCTGTTAATACAGCGGATGTCGTAGGTCAGTTGATATTTGAGGTATATAAACATCCTCTTTCAAATTGCTTTACGAAGTCACTTGTACACCGTGTCTCAACAAAATCGGAACATTATTCAAAGCTAAGAATTTTGGTTTACGACCCCATACTCGATAAGACCTGTTGTCTTGTgtgcataataatttttgaattgttgTTTCTATACAGcttttaacaaaacaaaaaagttatcgGACTTCATCAAGAATTCAGGTCTTTCACACGGCATGGCCCTTCATGGCTTTGATCCCTTTTTATGCTCTAATGAAATACACGAGAAATCGACCCTTAAGATGCAACGTTCCAAATCTCTGTAAAAtgatcgtttttttttctatgttaaaaaataacggAACCCTCAGTGCTAGAAGTGCCATgctttttcttcatttatgtttcaggtttactcctttttgtaaataaacctATACGCATGAATGTGCAAGCTTTTTAATACAGCTTGACTAGACAGAAGCAATGATTGAACCCCCATTAACGACCATCTGCAAGAACAGGGTTTATTACTTTctaataacgatttttttgaattttatagattttggatatttttagttttatttttcagtcgTGTCCGTGCCTTTAGACGTTTTCGAGACAACCTGTGTATTGTGTACATAATTTTTGTCCATAGAATAATAGCGTAGTACCATATGCGTTCACATACCCTCACATTGTTGGTTTTCTGTATAcctacatacattttttattcaagcGTTTCGTAGTACATGTATTTTTTACGAAATCGTTTCCTGTCTTTCCTCAAACCTCTTACTAACTTTTTCACCAGCTATGTGCTTTCAACGTTAACGCCTACGTTTTCCTTgctgatttaaaaatcatttactAAATGTGTGCTTCTGCCTTATTGTTGAGCTTTTTGGCTTTTCAAACGGCCCACTGTgaatcaaattcaaatatttgctaaAACCACCATGAACACCAGCAAAAGTTACTAGCACAAAAGACTAACTCTTACCACATTGGTCTGTCCACATAAGACAGAGAAAGAAGTACATGAGCTTGTCGATGGCCTTTGCAGACAACAGTCTCAAATTCACAGTGGCTCGTTTAATTCAAGttggtttttgtaattttaaagtgaaacttcCAAAAATCAACTTCAAACATCACATGTAGACCCTATGACACTCAATTGTGAATTTTCTCCTTAGATCGCCGATTTGAACAGCCAAGTTAACGACCTCAGGGGCAAATTGTGAGTTATTTAACCCCCTTTTTTGAGTGGCTGCGACAATAACTCAAATTTCAGCATTAAACCCGCCCTCAAGAAAGTGTCGAAGTACGAGAATAAGTTCGCCAAGCTACAGAAGAAGGCGGCTGAATTCAACTTCCGCAACCAACTCAAAGTCgttaaaaagaaagaattcACCCTCGAAGAAGAAGACAAAGAGGTAAGAGGTGTACTCCTGCGGGGTAAATGTCTTCAGTTTCATATTGACACTTAAAAAAGGTTCTTTCTATACACGCAAATgggaaaaaaagttaaaaaaaaattaaatatagggAGTTTATTGGGATCCCtttcttcattttattttattcgttTGCAGAAACCCAAACAGGAAAAAGCTGAGTGGCAGAAGAAGTAAAATTCccagtattttaaaaacattttacaaagTTTTTATGCGTACAGCATAACTCAATATTgctttaacaaaatttttgttaaattgaataaaactaTTTATCTTAACTAATAATGgtggttatttatttattggtttatttttcaaagcaatttttgggtatttttttcgatatttttacaTCTAgtgccatttttttacatcaaatcacatacatttttatgttttttatttttatatgagcaacttttttgaactttttgcATCTTTTTGCCTAATACCTCCCCTCTATCATTcctaccttttttttttaataaactcgGAGAAAAGGTGAGCTATCGCTAAATTTCCGTTTTGGTGTGCTAAAAGCTTTTGATTTAGCTTGTATATGCTTCAAATTCAGTCACATTTCAAGCGATTATTTGAAGTAGTTACTTTGATTTTGAATTCTTTCTTGAAATCGCTTCTATTCATTTATTCTCAACTGTAAAATCCACAGTCATAACACCATCATTCCCCAGACAAAACATCTGTAATTACAATACTAACTCGACAGTTTGTAATTTGCCGAAATTAAcacttttgtaattatttctttcagaaaaaacCCGAATGGTCGAAGAAGGGCGAGAAGGTACAGGAAGCCGAAGCATGATCGGTTTTTTGCTAGAGTGTACCCGTATTGTAATTTTACACTTTGTTTTATATGGTTTCTAATATCGTTTTTCAAAGAGATGTACACGTCCACAATAAGTCCTGTGCTGTTCTGTCTGTACCGTGAACATCCatgtatattttgtttatttgacctgTATTATGTGTATAGTGAGTTCAAACATATGCTacgttgaaaaaatacaacttacattaaaaaaattgttaaacatGTTTGTTTCATTGTTTGGTGTCCGTAATTGCAACAGTGTGTGGCATGATCCTCCATATTAATGTTAGACATCGCAAACTATCCTTATACTTATTAAATGAAAGTGAAAGTGGTGtcttatttttgattttctattaaaagaaactaattttgtttctttaggAAGGCGAAGAAGGTGGTAAGTAAattgaacactcaaaatacatGTGAATATCACTAAATTAATGCTGCTTTGAGCCAAATATCTCGATTTGTTGAGACAGACAGGGTAAGTGATTgtaaaaatctagaaaattttTCTGGACTTAGATTCACTTTTACCCTACCAAACTTTCTTGAAGTATGCTACTGGCGCTTCCCTTTTGAATTGCTCAATTTAGAAACTTCCATCAATTTATgcaattccaattttttttttgcaaatacatTTGAAAAGTAAGCATTTGTGAAAATAAGTTCATACTAATATTATGGCTTAAAATGGTTTGGGAACTCTgtattaactaaaaatttttaaaaaattttcccaCAACATTTGTAATTACTACCACTGTATCACGGTTATTTATGGTGAAATGTACGTATAGCCGTCTTGGTTTATCACGTGAGCTTTGCTAATCCAGTGCCTCTAGATAGGTTACAACCACTcagttttgatattttaatatgaaatatacGGGATACTAGTAGAAGCAACGTTATAAATTCTAGTTGAATGATTATAATGTAGTGCAGTGGGAGTTTTTGCACAATATGCAATTCGgggcattttcaaaatcgagaGAGTAACTCAGGATCGACACTTCCCTGAGTCCTTAGAGCGTGAATGGCATTACttatgcaataaataattgcattcATGATTTTTGGAACAGAACAGTTTGTCGTTATTGTTTCCTATGCATTGTGTCACTATAGAGTTCGAACACTCTAAGACTGATTTGTTGAATCACAATTTGGATCATTTAAACCCGACCTTCGTAAATTCTGGCTGCAATAAGAAATACAGTGCTATCTAAGAAGAGCACCGTTACGCCATAATATTTAGATTTAACTGTATGTTAAAACGACGACGTCGCGGTGTCCTTTCAGCGTTCAGACAAAGGAATCTTAGAGGTAATGGCTATCGGGAAATTACCTATcgcaaaaaaatttcataggcTAAAAGTAGAGACAAATCTTTcactttttataaatttacaaaaatacttCGAAATTTTTGAGGTACCGCTTTTCGGTTCATCCACCTGGATATGcatcttattttaaaattgagtgCCGCAATTGAGGTCCtgcagttttgaaaatttagtttgCGGTACTttacctttaaaaattattttaaaaatcactaaCAGTAATCATGTATCTCCGAAAGTATAAGAAATATCACTACCCTGCCAGTACGGGCTTACTGGTCTTCAAGTCGATGAATGTGAGTCAGTTTTCTAAGATAGTTGGTTGATAGATTTCCGACTTATCAGGGCTCAAAGTTTGggaaaaataaccaaaaaacaaCACAGCATCACCAACTATATTTAATCTTACACATAAATATAACCTGAAACATcacacttatataaataacacACATATCATATGAATGAAAAGCAGAGGCAAAACCAGAAGAAGGAGCAGAATCTAAAGCCGAAGGCGCCCCAGCTGCAGAAGGAGAAACTCCTGCTACTAATCCACAATCTCCTAGTGAAGGTCAATCTGCTGAAGGCCAACCACCAGTTGAAGGACAACCACCCACTGAAGGTGAACCCACGACAGAAACACCTGCAGGAGGTGAAGCTGCACCGACTGAAGGTCAACCCTGTGTGGGTGAAGGTGCTTCACCTGAAAGTAATATTCAtcaaaaagtcataaaatttGTTACTGACTTTGCGTCTTTTAGGTGGGGAATCCAAACCTGCAGAAGGAGAACCTCCATCAGAGGCTGTTCCCCCAGGTTAGTTGCATATGCCCTATATTCTGTGTTACTGGTTCTTTCTAGCACATTGGGAGGTTGTAATGGAAAATGATCTTCTTTAGGGCCGTTCGAAACGTTTAAACAGCTCGTCATGAACGAGAATTACGACATTGTCGCCCTACCGGAAACGGTCTTAGCTCCGACTGAAAACAAAGAGGCAGTAGCTATACCGCATTATTCCCTGGTTGAAAATCGGAAAAATAGCGGCGACGGCGTCGTCATTTATATTAAGgattctttaaaatataaagtGGTCGATTTGACCTCGGGAAATCCAGACGAAAAGGTCACATTCGAAGATTTGCTCGAGAAACTCAAATCTGGGCCTGGTAAGGGCTGCGATCATCGGTTCGTTGCATACCATCGACGCCATTACTTCAATGCTAccattttatctttttaatacAATGACTGTACCATCATAGGcatataaatacattttcatgccccaattaaattgcaaaaattgtcCTAACGATTCTCCTTTTTTAAAGCAGAGGGAGTTCCCGTAAGCGAAGGAACCGAAGCTGCTCCGGCAGAAGGACAATCTCCAGTAGAAGGACAGGCGCCTGCAGATGGACAACCACCAGCAGAAAGTACATTTGCTTTTCTACCTAATAACCCCTCACTAAATAAAATACCTTAAGATGCAGCCCCAACAACAGAAACCACCCCAACAACTGAAGGGGAAATTCCTGCAGCATCAGCAGAGGCAGCTCCAGCTCCCGAAGGGAGCGAAAAAGCTGCAACTGAAGCAGCACCTGCAGCCGAAACTCCCGTAACTGAAACCACGGAAACTCCTGCAGAACCAGCACCGAGTGAGGCGCCCCCTACACCAGCTACTGAAACTGAGGAAGTACCGGCACCCTCTGAAGTTCCAATAGATGAAGGAGCCCCTAATATTGTAGAAGCCGTTGTTGTTACAGCCTTTGTTGAGGGTAAGTACAAAAAAGAAttgttcgaaatttttcagaagagaaccagaaaaaaaatatcggaAAATTTGATCCCCTTGGGCTTTTCATGGATTAACCCTCAAGGACAACTACAAATACTCAGTTCAAAAATCTTGAAAGCTCCAGGAATATCAAGGTCAAATATTAGCATTAGTTTAGTCCAGGATTGTATGGCTACATGATGCAGGGGTAATCTCCTTTTGCAGACTAAGGATTCGCCGGGTACAGTGGaggaaattacaaaattgtaATAGCCAAATTCACTTAATATTTGCAGAGAACACACAgctcttatttatttaattaaatcttttttaagtttattatccACTATTGAGTTCTATTGATAGCCTTTTTTCCCACTTTCAGCTGCGGCGTAAACACCTTTCCAGTTATTTTAAAGACTTTCTATGTTATTATATTTGTACCACCACTTGTAATGTTTAGctttagaaattattatcatacactgttttattttaaaaaatatacataaattaaattttggaatacacaatttgttgttttatttcaattgtTATTAGCCTGAGGACCAATATGTCAAACTCTTGCTAACTTTCCGGATCAGGCATTCTTCGCTGAAACGATGAAACCAAAGCAAGACATTGGCCAATTACTCCCTGactttagaatttaaaaattgtttttttttgcctaatttcataaaataattaatctaaAAATGGATGATTCggaaaaaaaggtttttaatgaatttttgctCGCTAATGCGTGAAAAGCAAGTAAACCGTGATTGGTCCGAAATTACAGAATGAACCGGGTCCGGGACACTGCACCCTGGGGTGACCCAGATGCAGCTAGCTTATGACGTCAGCGAATACGTCATTCCCTGATACAGGCAACGTCTGTCTGTGTTGGAAAGGTTCATTCTAAAAACGGGGAGATGCGGTAATTTGCATTCTGCAACAATTTACGGTTCAATGGAAATGGATTTATTGctggatttaatttttgtttcgttaACATAtgacaaaataaattcaacttAAGGTAGATAAAAGGAGCTAAAGGTATAATGATCTTTAATCCAAATCTGAATTTCTATTAGTGACGAGTTATACGGCTACAAAGttgattttaaacttttccaCTTTTTCTGACATTTCTTGAGAACCATAACATTATGCTTCTCTTTTCTTTTGCTAGATTGTAAGTTTTTCCATACtctacatttttcttaatccCAAATACCTCGAACTAAGCACTGTTTGGGAGCTACACAAGCAAACAGAGATAAAGAACCTATCTTTAAAGGTTGGACATAGATTTTTTCACAAAACgcttaaaattctaatttcaaaggaaaattaCATGATAAATATGTACTCAAATGCCTCCTGCAAATTAGCATTTGttccaatttatttcttattttctgtTAGGATCAATGAATAAGAATTCGGATATAGAGATTTTTTATAGAGATATATACCTTTATCACAGTCATCTATTGTTAAACATtaagattagttcaggttgacAAAAAGACTGCTTTTCTGTGAGCAATATAATCCGATCGAAAGCACTATTCTGTATTGATTTGTGCTGAAATTAAAGGACGAACGCAATAGAGGTCACttcgaaaaaatcaaaaactctCATAGAGATGATACGTTTTAATATATTCTATAACTAAATTACTTCAGGGATTCCCGAGATGTTGGAAGaggaaattttcgaaattgaTAAGAAACTGTTAGATAAGGGCACTCAAAAACCCCATGAACtggctttaaaatttctttaacttATTCACATaagaattgaaatattacaaatactttaaaaaaacgGCAAAATTGAGGTAAAGAGGATTACCTACGCCTGAAAtgagataaaaaattacttcacgTTAAATTCATAACGATACGAAGGTTTGAAGACGAAAACCTTTGCAGAAACTTCGGATATACAATCGTCCacatctaaaatttttgtttaagatGCTACACAAatcagatttattttaattgagtGAATGATACAGGATTTTCGCAAAATAATATGTACATCATCTCTCGTATAGACACTTATCTAATCACAATAAGAAGCCTAAAAAGAATATTCTTGACGTAaaactattatatttatttcgatcCTTCTTTGAAGTCAGACATCAACAAACGCTAATAGAAACTCAAAGTGAATCGTTCATTTGAAACGAATTAGAACACGACATTAAGACTAAGAAGATCAAATATGGTAAAGGCGGTCTTAAGAATGCTGACAAATGTGTGGTGTGCTGATTTAGCAATTGGCTTGATTGACTCTACCCACAcgctttcatttttatcagCAACTACGGGAAATACTCATTTTTATACGATTGTTATTTGCCTTTAAGATCCGAAAATCAATTGTAGTACGAATGAAGGTCAAGATCCGCTGATCAAATTCAATGCTGGCTGAATAATCATACGGCAGATCAACGAAATTTCTATCAAAAACTTCCGGACTAATAAAGCGCAAACAAGCGCTTCAAACTCGTAGTCACGtttgaaaatatcaatgtCAGCGCGGAGGTCCGCTAGGAAACACGGCATTTCGTTAGTTTCTTCTAATTTTGGATCATTTCGAACGAATTTATCTAAGAGACAATCGATTTCTCACAAAATCTGACTGTGCGCAATCGACTCAGTGAACTCACAGTGAGTGTCACTGAAAAACTgtgatttttgtgaatgtgCGGCGCATCACGTTGTAGTTCTGTAGACCAATGAGTGAACCTCTAGCAGACCAATGGGTTACTTGTTCGAGATTAGTGAGTAATTTTAGAAGTATGGTAcgtattttattgtgcttccGCATTCATGATTTATGAGCGTATTTGTTTGACCGCGGGATGCAGTTTCATTGAGTCTATATTAAACATAATATGtgtttaaatagaaattgCAACAAAAGTGGCACTTTTCTCACCACCGGCAAAAAGGTGGGCCGCGTAAAAGCCTTGatctttttttctataataagacataagaaaatgtttttactttgATAATTGATACAGGTGCAGCTCGTGGGAGTTCGTATAAAACGTATGGTAGGAGTAATTTAAGTACCATCagcaaaaattcaatgtttggTAACGCATTGAACGTTTTACCTTCGCTCGCTATCACTAACAACATTGTCAATAACTTTTATTGCTAATAGTAATAATGACTTCGACGAGGGTCAACTccacaaaattatatatttttatcctTGAATTTCGTATTCTGTTATTGCAAGTATACGCCGTGATTACCATTCGTTAATAAACAACACTGCGgctgcattaaatattttccatttgaaCCTAATTTTAGTTGGTGATGAAGGACTTCACCAGAATTTAAATGAGTAGATTGCGAAAAGTATCAAGTTCATgttaaagtgaaaataaagACTGTTCACTGATTTAGTCCCGGACTAAAGTTTTCCAGAAGATACGCATTTCCTCATCATTTGATAGCCTTCGAAATTCGAATGATAATGGCATTAAATCGACATTTCTAACGGGTCCGCCCACTCTCCTGGCATTTTTACCTGGGCGCACTATCCTCGACCCGTCTTCAAATGTTATAGCGTTTTAAAATAGTTTGCCTGACCTATTTAGGTCCCTGCCCAGTTTCGTGTCCTCCAGTGAGAATGTACAGAAGAATTTAGAATATTagattttccttaaaaacGATGCAAAAGGCGTCAGTTAAAACacgattaaaaataaatcagaaatAATGCTTACGAATAAAAATAGGATTATTTGAGGGTTCCAACAAGTTATCTTTAGCTTGGACGCAGGTTTATTAGCGAATGGTTCAAAATCTCTCCTTTTTTGATCGACGGTAAATACATCTTAACGACTTTTTATGCTCACTCACACCATATGCGGCTCAGAGTAGgatatgtaaaattaataatcaggGTTTGTTAACGCCTCAGTGTGAagactgaatttttttacgcAACATCCGTTAATCAGAGAAATTAGGTCAAGGCCTGAGTAACTAACAATTAAGTATTGAGATTAAAATGATGGTgaatttcacaataaattcatCATTCAATTCATGCTACTTTGGAGATATCCTCAATGTTATCTCGTCTTTAataccaataaaaaataagacttAAAGCCTTACATTTTTTCCGCCAAAAATCTatttggaatttaaatatCCTCAAACGCCATCTTTCCACGAATAGCCAAACGATACCTTACTCATTACGAGATCCCTGTTTCCCGTTGGCCTACTTTTTTATCTTCGTCATTGATCATATGACCTGATTCTAACCAATAGATAAGAAGCATGACGTACTCCAACTGCTCCATACAACAAAAGCAGAATCAAAAGGGTGTGTATGCAAAACCATATGTTATGTGTCAGATTCACATTACATGTCAGAATACAAATGTgtcatcaattaaaaaaatttttttgttatcaaaattgttttattgaaatcatATTTTCCGGAATTCCGTTGCTTCCTAAGCAAAATGCTTTCCTTTTTCGTATAAACCAGTGCCAGAACAACAATCAAGGAAATTGTCGCTGTTAATAAACCTTTTGAGGTAATACGCTTGCAAGGCAAACGTTCACATCTAAAAGCCCCAAATCTCCAGACACCCACAcataactaaaatttattgGGGCAAAGAACTTTGTGCAAAATGTCGACTTTCAAAGTCCGAGTGTTATATGACTTCCAAGGAGAACCAGGCACTGCCGAAATGTCTGTTACAGCAGGAGAAGTGCTTACGGTTTCCAGAACTGATGTTGGAGATGGTTGGTGGGAAGGTATTAACCCCAAGTAAGTATGATTCATGCAGATGGTTGACAACCTATAATATGATTACTTAAATGAATATGTGTTTAACTGCAGTGGCAAATCAGGCCTTTTCCCAGAGGCCTATGTGGAAAAACTAGACTCAGGACCTCCAAATATACCCCCTCCAGCTTTGCCAAACCAGGCTGGATGGGGCGGATCAGGAGGGGCCAATCAGGAACCTGACAATGCTCCacaaaatgatgatgatgactGGGATGAATGGGATGATGATAATACTTACGAAACACCCGCACATAGTAATAATAGCAATTATGTTCCAAAAGCTGAATTATATGGTAAGTAAAATATGatgtaatattttgttgaaaaaggtaaaattgagaaattaaatacaaaGCTCAATGCAAGCAATAGGTGTTTTTTGAAACAATGAACTAAATTGTATTAATCCTTATCAGCAAAACAGAACAGCAGGCTATCATTGGGATCAACCTTAAAGCTATCTCTTTATCTTTCTtttcaatgttaaaaataaattcaacacTCTTCTACTACCACCTAGGAAGCATGAATCTAATCTTTTCCTAAGTGACtgctaaattattttaaaaataccaagattatttctttttgattaACAAAGAGGTGAAAATTTTCCTTAGGTAATGTCTCATTCAAGTTGTTTAAGTTCAAGAAGGTGGCAAATGTAACATAATTTTCTAACTTC includes:
- the LOC136413198 gene encoding tropomyosin-1, isoforms 33/34-like yields the protein MADDERKKLEEEKKRKQAEIERKRAEVRARMEEASKAKKAKKGFMTPERKKKLRLLLRKKAAEELKKEQERKAAERRRIIEERCGKPKLIDDANEEQTKSTIKQYYERIVRLEDAKYDLEYLVRKKDYEIADLNSQVNDLRGKFIKPALKKVSKYENKFAKLQKKAAEFNFRNQLKVVKKKEFTLEEEDKEKKPEWSKKGEKVQEAEEGEEGEAKPEEGAESKAEGAPAAEGETPATNPQSPSEGQSAEGQPPVEGQPPTEGEPTTETPAGGEAAPTEGQPCVGEGASPESGESKPAEGEPPSEAVPPGPFETFKQLVMNENYDIVALPETVLAPTENKEAVAIPHYSLVENRKNSGDGVVIYIKDSLKYKVVDLTSGNPDEKVTFEDLLEKLKSGPAEGVPVSEGTEAAPAEGQSPVEGQAPADGQPPAENAAPTTETTPTTEGEIPAASAEAAPAPEGSEKAATEAAPAAETPVTETTETPAEPAPSEAPPTPATETEEVPAPSEVPIDEGAPNIVEAVVVTAFVEAAA